In Rosa chinensis cultivar Old Blush chromosome 1, RchiOBHm-V2, whole genome shotgun sequence, a genomic segment contains:
- the LOC112181814 gene encoding desiccation protectant protein Lea14 homolog, whose product MAQFFDKAKNFVTDKLANVEKPEADLTDVDFRKASFDSVEYIGKVHVKNPYDHSIPICEISYTLKCVGREIISGTVPDPGSIKASDVTLLEVPVKVPHSVLMTLVKDVGADWDIDYELILGLTIDLPVIGNFTIPLSKKGEIKLPSLTSLFA is encoded by the exons ATGGCTCAGTTCTTTGACAAGGCCAAGAACTTCGTGACAGACAAACTGGCCAACGTAGAAAAGCCAGAGGCAGATCTCACAGATGTTGACTTCAGGAAGGCGAGCTTCGATTCCGTGGAGTACATCGGTAAGGTCCATGTCAAAAACCCCTATGATCACTCCATCCCCATCTGCGAGATCTCCTACACCCTCAAATGTGTTGGCAG GGAGATTATATCTGGGACAGTTCCGGACCCCGGATCAATTAAGGCAAGTGATGTTACCCTTCTGGAGGTACCAGTGAAGGTGCCACACAGTGTATTGATGACATTGGTGAAGGATGTTGGGGCAGATTGGGACATTGATTATGAGTTGATATTGGGTCTCACCATTGACCTTCCTGTGATTGGGAACTTCACCATACCTTTGTCGAAGAAGGGAGAGATCAAGCTTCCCAGCCTCACCAGCCTCTTTGCTTGA
- the LOC112181813 gene encoding desiccation protectant protein Lea14 homolog: MSLFLSSTANILSSLYLKVSELLGTAKNYIVNKARGYVLARLVEMQRRSALIVDLQLEDISFESIDLLFKISVYNSFQFSLPVSQASFKMKIGGSEPLLGKLKEPVYIKAGADSILLLSAKVPFSMLINLANDISVDADVDYRIDFQLTIHLPIIGNISLPLPCQQGETKISDLFSNLMDQIMMSW; encoded by the exons atGTCTCTGTTTTTATCTTCAACAGCGAACATTTTAAGCTCTCTGTATTTGAAAGTGTCGGAGTTATTGGGCACTGCCAAGAACTATATTGTGAACAAGGCCAGGGGTTATGTTTTGGCAAGGTTGGTTGAGATGCAGAGGAGGTCTGCGCTTATTGTAGACCTTCAACTTGAGGATATAAGCTTCGAGTCCATAGATCTCCTTTTCAAGATCTCTGTGTACAACTCATTTCAGTTTTCTCTGCCTGTCAGTCAAGCCTccttcaaaatgaaaatcgGTGGCAG TGAACCTTTATTAGGGAAATTGAAGGAACCTGTGTACATAAAGGCAGGAGCAGATTCTATATTGCTTTTGTCAGCGAAGGTGCCATTTAGTATGCTTATAAATTTGGCAAATGACATTTCTGTAGATGCAGACGTTGACTACCGGATCGATTTCCAACTCACAATTCACCTTCCTATCATCGGCAACATCTCTTTACCACTTCCTTGCCAACAAGGCGAGACCAAGATCTCCGATTTGTTTAGCAATTTGATGGATCAAATCATGATGAGTTGGTGA